aaaagttagcgtgcttttgacagacagatggacggacggacggacagtcggacggacatggctagatcgacatataatgtcacgacgatcaagaatatatatactttatggggtctcagacgaatatttcgagtagttacaaacagaatgacaaaattagtatacccccatcctatggtggagggtataaaaagaaaatttaaagttaggtattccgtgctactttgaaaatccttaatacaatagttttcaataccactcccctaagttggttcacgtcTGGTCCCCAccaaagtaccggtatctgttagacgcggaAGCCGAACAATGAcagaggaaatgctccaacgtctcttcGTCTTCCCATcatgccatacacatgctatcacttgccgcagcgattttacataagtgagctcgtggttctatgtgtcccgttatgataccgagagctatactgacctcattcttacttcctttcagtaatagcctcgtcttctcacgatctggatccccaccataggattttttccgtcctatcgactgtttcgcgttcgtcgcccactcccttaactcgtactgcgtcgacatgtaaggcttcgagttaaccaagtttattgacggtagtcctcagGGCTTCAGGGAgcaagggggaatgaaatggcggacgatttggcagtgaaggccagagaactgccggaaacctttcgagtcgacgcaatccgatttaatttagattttttagagcgcacaataagccgattaatggcttagttgcatgtccatagtggcatggggtggattaatatccgcgccctcttttcaaccttacctaacctaactttgtTGAAGTTCGGTATATGTAGTACGCTCTTGCCACTACTTAAATGTTTGTGACttgtctaagacgatctagccatgtcagtccgtctgtccgtccgtccgtctggctgttgaaatcacgctacagtctttaaaaatagagaaatttagctaaaactttgcacagaatcttttttttctacaagcaggttaagttcgaagatgggctacatcggactatatcttgttatagcccccatatagaccgatcggccgatttagggtcttaagcccataaaagccacatttattatccgattttgctgacatttgggacagtgagttgtgttaggccctttgacattcttcgttaatttggcctagatcggtaaagatttggatatagctgctataaaggcgcatttaatgtccgatttcaccgaaatttggggcagtgagttttgttgggcccttcaacattctttttcaatttggctcagatcggtctggattttgatatagctgccatatagaccgatctttcgatttaaagtcttgggcccataaaagtcgcatttattgtccgatttcgccgaaatgtaggacagtgagttgtgtaaggcccttcaacatgttcttcaatatggctcagatcggttctaatttggatatagctgccatatagaccgatatctcgatttaaagtcttggcctcataaaaagcacatttataatccgatttcgctgcaatttgacacagtgacttatgttaggcttttcgacatccgtgtcgtaaatggttcagatcggtctatatttggatatggctaccaaaaagaccaattttgttctacgaaattgaacaatgccttgtagttattagaccattcaatattCGTGTCacatgtggtccaaatcggaccatattttgatatagctgctatgggggcataaattttgcatttttcaccggattatgacgaaaggtggttcacatatatacccgaggtggtgggtattcaaagttcggcacggccgaacttaactcctttttacttgttaagggtTCAATTTAGCGCGAATAACTGTAACTTTTTCGCTACTGTGGTGTTACAATCGAGGAAAATCACCTAAGCGAGTCTACTTTCAGACTGTCACTAAAACCTAAACATTCATTTTGGTGAACTTGGGGATCTTCTGAAGATCTAAACTACGCTTACCTATCCAAAAACCCTTTATTAGTTCCGCCACTAAGGAATGTTACGCTGGTATACTCTTTGTTTACACAATGTTTTGCTTTAATGACATTAGCATGTGCTAATGATGCATAAAGTTGGcaaataatattaaatttaatgcaTTCTCTAGGGCATAGCTATAAAAAGTTTTCTTAGTCATACTTTGAGGTGTTgaccacaaaataaattttttaacgcCTCCCCATTTACGACATCATCGACACTTGAGAAAATTCCTTGATGTCTAAGAGGAGAAAAGAGGAGTTAAGCTGTTATGACAGCAAAAAACCAAACTGAAGTAAACCaagttaatgaaaaaaaaaagaaaatattagcCATAACTTCATCGTTACTTACTGTGTTTCAAAAGCATTCTACAGTCGTGAGTCATGGGTCATTGTAGTAATCTAAGTTGAATTTCAGTATCCAAGGAAAGTcaaaaggtttttgttttttggtaaaaaatgttGTCGATGGTGAATAAACTGAGACAAAGTAACAGAAAATCATACCCCTAatattgacgaaattagcactttattgcaatattactgcaaatcggacgaacatatatatgggagctatatgtaaatctgaaccgatttcgagcaaactttatagatattttggaagtcgtcgaggaaagcgttgcacaaagttttggaaagattggtcaataaatgcccttgcagtgaccatagaaatgaaaatcgggcgatatatatacaccagagctatatctaaatctgaaccaatttctatgaaattcaccagtaatgtcgagagtcataagaaaattcttcctgccaaatttcgagagaatcggttaacaaatgattattttattgcaatattactgcaaatccgaCGAATatgtacatgggagctacatcaaaatctgaaccgatttcgagcaaactttataaatattttggaagtcgtcgaagaaagcgttgtacaaagttttgagaagattggtcaataaatgcgcttgcagtgaccatagaaatgaaactcgggcgatatatatacacgagagctatatctaaatctgaaccgatttgtattaaattcaccagtaatgtcgagagtcataagaaaatcctttctgccaaatttcgagaaaatcggttaacaaatgaccattttattgcaatattactgcaaatcggacgaacatatatatgggagctatatgtaaatctgaaccgatttcgagaaaattcaACAGATAttttggaagtcgtcgaggaaagcgttgtacaaagttttgggaagattggtaaataaatgcgcttgcagtgaccatagaagtgaaaatcgggcgatatatatacatgggagctatatttaaatctgaaccgattaataATACACCAATATTGtcagaatcataagaaaaattGGCACCTATGTTTAAgttcatagaagaagtcgttgtaaattttttgtcaaatagaataaattgcgccctctataggctcaagaagaataatcgggagatcggtttatattggagctatatgaggttgtgaaccaatttaagccacacttggcgcagttgttgatggtcaatcCAAAAcacttcttaaaaaattttcagccaaatcggatattaagtGCGACCTAAAGGGCCCCAAAAATCCACATCAGGAGATcgcttaatatgggagctatatcaggttatggaccgaatcatACCATTTTTTGCACGAATTTTgaaggtcatagcagaagtcgttgtacaaagatagagccaaatcgtataagaattgcgccttttaaaggtacaaaaaaagtataaacggaagatcggtttatatgagagctatatcgggttatcgaCCGACCACTTTTGGCACGCATATTGAAAACCATAAGAAAAGTCAGTTCACCAGAGATTCGccaaaatcaaaaaagaatttcgccttttaaaagctcaagaaatgtaatcgggagatcggtttatatgcgagatatatcaggatatgaacctaTTGGGACCATACATagaacatttgttggaagtcttaataaaCACCTCATactagatttcagccaaatcggataggctcaagaagtcaagatctaataccggtttatatggcagctatatcaaaacatagaccgatatagcccatttacaatcccaacccacctacgccaaaattgaagcatttgagcaaaatttcaaacgcctagcttttatccttcgaaagttaacgtgctgcTAACAGACTGACATTGCTAAATTGACCTAGAATGTCCCTCATCggggttttttttatataatcgcCAATAATTTTTCACACCGCGTCATGAAGTTtattcaagtctggtattggaGTGTCTGTGAGCTGCGGAAGTCgcgcaatgacatagaaaatgcgcCAACGTATCGTCATATTTCCCACATACCCTACATATGCTGTCACTTGCCttacctattttgcataaggtcCCGTTGTATTACTTCCTTCTATTCCTTCAGTAATGGCCTTGTATTCTCATGATCCGCATAACCGCATAGGATTTTTGTGAttctaccgatcgtttcgaTGTGTCACATGCTGTTTTTAGCCCACACCCTGAACTCGGAAAGCGCCGACCTGAAAGGCTAAGGTTCAACCTTGGCCTTCAATGCTAAATCATCCGTTCTTTCATTTTTCCTTACTCTGCAATGGCTCGGGATCAAACaattcgtgatcttaccgtcctggtttttattgccctgatggcaattttactgtccgttaagatgttcgcactcgacgtTCTCACCTTAACACCACAGTATCTCACGCAACCCgtgatctctgcctgcaggaccgtattatggtcaggcagtctaaaacagaactccgtccctgggttctcaatgtaaacccccaggtccactctgtcctctagctttgatccatccctgtAAAAAGATCTTCCAGATTTCCAGGTTCCGTCAGTTTAAGActctgccgctggcagcagtgcctcacactcgacctctagtgttgtctcaggtatccgatcggaaacctcttccctttcttccaggtttcctattgtcgcctcgattatacgcgatggtatgagctgctcccattctcaatccattgtctcatcgcctaaagtctcatagccgcagtggctgcctcacacttaatccgtatgtcaatgggtcggatgtctggaatagtctccagtgccctagtgggcgtgttatggtcaggcagtctaaaacagaattccgtccctgggttctcaatgtaaacccccaggtccactctgtgctctagctttgatctgttcgtgtaacatgatcttccagatggcaatactagggttccgtcagtctaaGACTCTGCcgctggcagtagtgcctcgcactcgatctcaaggttcatcttaggtatccgataggaaacctcttcccttccttccaggtttcctattgtcgcctcgattataccgcgatggtatgcgctgctcccatcctcaatccattctcttatcgcctaaagtctcatagccgcagtggctgcctcacacttaatctgtgtaTCAATGGGACGGATATCTATTtataatagtctccagtgccctagtaggcgtggacctcatcgctccgcctatgccaagacaacatgttctctgaacctgttgtatggtcctaatgttgcactttttctccatagcagtccaccaaactactgaggcgtaagtaagtattggtctaaacaCGCTACTGTagtgccagtggactatccttggatttaggccccatttcgagcctacggcccgtctacatagggcCCAACAtatatgagccttctcagtacgctcctgaatgtgacacttccaattcagttgccTGTCcatgatcacacctaagtatttgaccttgtcagatatcgaaatcgtcttattgaggaaacgtggtacgttaaattggcccaccttcgtctcctcgcgaacaggcatatatcagtcttctcggggttaacattgagacctctgggtctagcccagttatatgccatatgcaagacccattCGGCCCCTCTGCATAgctcattcggatccttaccgcttagaagtattataacatcgtctgcgtagcagactggttcaaatcccttctcagtcagcatccgtaataggtcatttatggtggtcacccataggagtggcgataaaatgccccctgaggcgtgccctgtgccagggtcttgccatatgcaagaccttttcggcccttctgcatagctcattcGGATTCTTACCgcttagaagtattattacaTTGTCTGGgtagcagactggttcaaatccctcctcagtcagcatccgtaataggtcatttatggtggtcacccataggagtggcaataaaatgccccctgtggtaTGCCCTGTGCCAGGGTCttaccatatgcaagaccttttcggcccttctgcatagctcattcggatccttaccgctTAGAAGTATTgttacatcgtctgcgtagcagactggttcaattcactcctcagtcagcatccgtaataggtcatttatggtggtcacccatgggagtggcaataaaatgccccctgtggcgtgccctgtgcaaGGGtcttgccatatgcaagaccttttcggcccttctgcatagctcattcgtatccttaccccttggaagtattataacatcgtatgCGTAACAGACTGGTTGAAATCCCtcgtcagtcagcatccgttataggtcatttatgatggtcacccacaatttatccacgttgttctttagcatatggtttatccagtctttaaggaccgggCCCACtcggtactgttctaaggattggatcagtgtgtcgctccgttacacattgttaaaagccccctggatgtcaatgcataccgccatggtgtacgttttggcatcaaaggattcttctgttttatgcacaacctcgtgcagggcagtctccaccaaccATCCCTTGacttaggcatgctgtttgtatttgcgCAGTTCGCTGGaggtcctactctttatcatggtgtccacaatatgttGCACGGTTTTgcgtagaaaggacgtaaggctaatgggtctgtaggtctttggtgtcgcataacttgccttgccgagctTGTCGGGTATGAACACCACCCttacctcctgccaggctttcggagtatatgaaagtcctaggcacgctgtgaaaattttggccagacgaggcgcttCTTGTGTAGTTCCAAATCCGAAGGGCATACTTTATTTCATATAGTCATattaatcttctccagcattaGTGAAGGAATAAGTAAAGCAAAAAATTCTGACATTCTTATCCAGATTTCTTTACGCTGCAGTGATATCACTTCTCCTCATTTCCTtaatacaatttaaaaaaaattctaggcttaattttttatacaagaTAGCAATCTTTACGATCTCTTCACTGTAGCTCCCATGGCGAACAGTTTTGCAATTGGCCTTCGATTGTCGTAGGTATTAAGCGTAAGATTGAATTGAACCAACGGAGTGTACGGTGGTAGGTATTCCGAAAGAATCGTATAGTTCGAGATGCTATACAAGTAGTTCTGCAAAGAAAAGGGAAAATGTCAACTCCTATgcaaaaaacaagcttacaACTCACTTTTTTCAAGGGGCATTTGAAGGGTAAATTGCTAGTCTCTCTCACTTCATCCAGAAACATTCTCAGTATCGGCAGGTGCATAGTGGcgcttaaaaatttgcaaacattGACTCGCACATCCAAATACTTGAATGGCTTTGCCGTCTTCAAGTGAGAGTGAATGATATTGATGATTGCATGCCATTCGGCATTGCTGGCCAAGTTCTTGTTGTACATAAAGGCCATATTTCCAACATAGTTTCCCCTTTTCAACATTGTGCAATCGCAATCGAATTTTTTCATTGTAGAGCTTAATATGCGACAACTTGCATTGTGCACTATTAGATCGAAGCGTTGCCTTGAGCTCTAGAATGAGAGTGCTCAGGTTATGGGGAATTTGAAATTACTATGAAAATACCTGCATAACGGATGTAAGACTTAGCCCAGTCAgcaaatacaaaattattttcgttgataacattttggaaaaactCTTGAGGTAAATGATATTTGCACTAGTCATAGGTTGACTGTTCTTACTGCTATGCTTGGTTCTACTCTTAATGGAAAAGTTCTCTATATATACCTAATGACACTAATGAGGACTATATCGAatatattttataattattttatatcgGATGGCTTAATCGGCACAGTGACTCtaaatggaaaacaagtaaaagcttactaagttcggccgggccgaatcttatataccctccaccatggatcgcatttgtcgagttcttttcccggcatttcttcttaggcacaacaggatgtaagaaaagatttgctctgctattagagtgatgtcaagatatggtccggtttggaccacaattaaattatatgttggagacctgtgcaaaatgtcagccaattcgaataagaattgccccctttgggggctcaagaagtaaaacagagacatcgatttatatgggagctgtatcgggctatagatcgattcagaccataataaacacgtatgttgatggtcaagagaggatctgtcgtacaaaattttaggcaaattggataataattgcgacctctagaggatcaagaagtcaagatcccagatcagtttatatgacagctatatcaggtaatggaccgatttgaaccataattggcacagttgttggatatcataacaaaacacgtcgtgcgaaatttcattccaatcggataagaaatgcgcactctagaggctcaagaagtcaaaacctaagatcgggttatatggccgctatatcaaaacatggaccgatatagcccattttcaataccaaccgacctacactaataagaagtatttgttcaaaatttttagcggctagctttacttctttggaagttagcgtgctttcgacagacagacggacggacggacggacagaccgacggacggacggacagacggaaggacagacggacggacagggctatatcgacataaaatgccgcatcgatcaagaatatattgggttgcccaaaaagtaattgcggattttttaaaagaaagtaaatgcattttgaatataacttagaatgaactttaatcaaatatacttttttatacccaccaccgaaggatgggggtatattcattttgtcattccgtttgcaacacatcgaaatatccatttccgaccctataaagtatatatattcttgatcagcgtaaaaatctaagacgatctagccatgtccgtccgtctgtctgttgaaatcacgctacagtctttaaaaatagagatattgagctgaaattttacacagattcttttttttgtccataagcaggttaagttcgaagatgggctatatcggactatatcttgatatagcccccataccgatcagccgatttagggtcttaggcccataaaagccacatttattatccgattttgctgaaatttgggacagtgagttgtgttaggcccttcgacatcctttgtcaatttggctcagatcggtgcagatttggatatagctgccatatagaccgatcctccgatttagggtctaaggcccataaaagccacatttatggtccgatttcgctgaaatttgggacagtgagttgtgttaggttcttcgacattctccttcaatttggtccagatcggtccagatttggatatagctgccatatagaccgatcctccgatttagggtctaaggcccataaaagccagatttatggtccgatttcgctgaaatttggggcagtgagttgtcttaggccctttgacatgtttctttaatttagtccagatcggttcagatttggatatagctgccatatagaccgatcctccggtttagggtcttaggcccacaaaagccacatttattatccgattttgatgaaattcggggcagtgaattgtgtaaggcccatcgacatccttcgtttatttggctcacatcggtccagatttgggtatagctgccatatagatcgatcctccgatttatggtgtaaggcccataatagccacattcattatccgattttgctgaaatttgggacagtgagatgtgttaggccctttgacatatttcttcaatttggtccagatcggttcaaatttggatatagctgccatatagaccgatttcttaatttatggttttgggcccataaaatgctcatttattgcccgatgtccccgaaatttggaacagtgagttaagttaagccccttgacatacttctgcaatatctcacagatcggtccagatttggatatagctgccatatagaccgatatctaggttttaggtttcgtggccataaaagacgcatttattgtccgatgtcgctgaaatttgagacagtgagtttggttaggctcttcgacgtccttcttaaattttgcccagatcagtctagatttgaatatagctgccatatagaccgatctctggatttaaggtttagggcccataaaagaggcatttattgtccgatttcgccgaaatttgggacagttcttaatgttaggctcttcgacatgttaatgcaacttggcccaaatcggtccagatattggatatagctgccatgtagaccgatatctcgatttaaagtcttggccccataaaaggcgcatttataatccgatttcactgaaatttgacacagtgacttatgttcggcttttcgacatccgtgtcgtatatagttcagatcggtatgaggtatatgagtataaggtatgaaattttcactgaatatttatgaaagttggtttatatatatacccgaggtggtgggtatccaaagttcggcccggccgaacttaacgcctttttacttgtttacactttttttttaaagcaagctaaaagtaacagctgataactgacagaagaaagaatgcaattacagagtcacaagccgttgaaaaaatttgtcaacgccgactatatgaaaaatccgcaattactttttgggcaaccttatatatactttatggggtctcagacgaatattttgagtagttacaaacagaatgacgaatttagtatatccactatcctatggtggagggtataataaagtcaatttttttagcCACCATTCAAATACAACAACGTTTTATACACCCTTCACCAAGGATCGCAGGTGACAAGTtttgtgaatgcatttttatacccaccaccgtcggatagggggtatgttcatttagtcattccgtttgcaacacatcgaaatatcaatttccgaccctacaaagtatatatatttcggatcgtcgtaaaattctaagacgatttaacgatgtccgtctatccatctgtccgtccgtctgttttaatcactctagagccttcaaaaattgagatattgagctgaacattggcacagatacatcttttgatgcagttcttgaatgggccaaatcggaccatatttggatatggatgctatatagaccaattctccgataaaggttctaatgcccataaatgctttatttttcatccgatttcactaaaatttggaacaatgagtatttgtaggcctcccga
The genomic region above belongs to Stomoxys calcitrans chromosome 5, idStoCalc2.1, whole genome shotgun sequence and contains:
- the LOC131997959 gene encoding uncharacterized protein LOC131997959, translated to MLSTKIILYLLTGLSLTSVMQSSRQRFDLIVHNASCRILSSTMKKFDCDCTMLKRGNYVGNMAFMYNKNLASNAEWHAIINIIHSHLKTAKPFKYLDVRVNVCKFLSATMHLPILRMFLDEVRETSNLPFKCPLKKNYLYSISNYTILSEYLPPYTPLVQFNLTLNTYDNRRPIAKLFAMGATVKRS